Proteins encoded together in one Prochlorococcus marinus str. MIT 9211 window:
- the zds gene encoding 9,9'-di-cis-zeta-carotene desaturase, producing MKVAIVGSGLAGLSAAVDLLDAGHSVDLYEARPFVGGKVGSWEDPEGNHIEMGLHVFFFNYTNLFSLMKKVGAIENLLPKDHTHLFVNKGGDLKSLDFRFALGAPFNGLKAFFTTPQLNWIDKLRNALALGTSPIVQGLVDYEGAMKTIRALDSISFQEWFLSHGGSLNSIDRMWNPIAYALGFIDCQSISARCMLTIFMMFAAKTEASKLNLLKGSPHKWLTKPILEYIEKKGGKLNLRHRVKEICFENNVDTKVTGIIVNTPSGEIRVEADQYLAACDVPGIQKIIPKEWHKFPLFSAINNLEAVPVATVQLRYDGWVTELNNDSAKVDLQNPAGLDNLLYTADADFSCFADLAITSPTDYRKEGLGSLLQCVLTPGDPWISQSNENIVLHTDSQVRELFPSSKDLNLMWSNVVKLAKSLYRESPGMEPYRPKQSTPVSNFFLAGSYTRQDYIDSMEGATMSGHLAATEILKSSVA from the coding sequence GTGAAAGTTGCAATAGTTGGCTCTGGTCTTGCAGGACTGTCTGCAGCAGTAGACCTTTTGGATGCTGGGCATTCAGTAGATCTTTATGAAGCCAGGCCTTTCGTAGGAGGGAAAGTCGGCAGTTGGGAAGATCCCGAAGGCAATCATATAGAAATGGGATTACATGTATTTTTCTTCAATTACACCAATCTTTTTTCATTAATGAAAAAAGTTGGCGCAATTGAAAATTTATTGCCCAAAGATCACACTCATCTATTTGTAAATAAAGGTGGAGACCTTAAATCTCTGGACTTTCGCTTTGCTTTGGGGGCTCCATTTAATGGCCTAAAAGCTTTTTTTACAACCCCTCAACTGAATTGGATAGATAAATTACGTAATGCACTAGCTCTAGGCACTAGTCCAATCGTGCAGGGACTAGTTGATTATGAAGGGGCAATGAAAACCATCAGAGCTCTGGATTCAATAAGTTTTCAAGAATGGTTCTTAAGTCATGGTGGGAGTCTTAATAGCATCGACCGAATGTGGAATCCAATTGCTTATGCTCTAGGTTTTATTGATTGTCAATCAATTTCAGCAAGATGCATGTTGACGATATTTATGATGTTTGCTGCTAAAACTGAGGCTTCGAAGTTAAACCTGCTAAAAGGTTCTCCTCACAAATGGCTTACAAAGCCAATTTTAGAATATATCGAAAAGAAAGGTGGAAAGCTAAATCTCAGACATCGTGTTAAAGAAATATGTTTTGAAAATAATGTTGATACCAAAGTCACTGGAATCATAGTCAATACACCCTCAGGTGAAATCCGTGTTGAAGCCGACCAATATCTTGCAGCTTGCGATGTTCCTGGAATACAAAAAATCATTCCTAAAGAATGGCATAAGTTCCCTCTCTTTTCTGCAATTAATAACCTCGAAGCTGTCCCCGTAGCAACTGTTCAGCTACGTTATGACGGATGGGTAACTGAGCTCAATAATGATTCAGCTAAAGTTGATCTTCAAAATCCTGCAGGTCTAGACAATCTTTTATATACAGCAGATGCAGACTTCAGCTGTTTTGCAGATCTTGCAATAACCAGTCCAACAGATTATCGGAAAGAAGGCCTAGGCTCATTACTACAATGTGTTCTTACACCAGGTGATCCATGGATTTCACAATCCAATGAAAATATTGTTCTTCATACTGATTCTCAAGTAAGAGAGCTTTTCCCATCTTCAAAAGACCTAAATCTAATGTGGAGCAATGTTGTAAAGCTTGCAAAATCTCTATATCGGGAATCACCAGGTATGGAACCCTATAGACCTAAACAATCTACTCCTGTGAGTAATTTCTTTTTAGCAGGAAGTTATACCCGTCAGGATTACATTGATTCTATGGAGGGTGCGACTATGAGCGGTCATCTAGCTGCTACTGAAATCCTAAAAAGCTCAGTAGCTTAA
- a CDS encoding HesB/IscA family protein, with the protein MSTSQPVVETHTARDGKGIIITQTAMNQLARLCSEQGKDKVLRVGVRSGGCSGMSYTMDFISNQEIQEVDETYEYQSPGGKSFQVVCDPKSLLYIYGMQLDFSTDLIGGGFNFTNPNATQTCGCGSSFAV; encoded by the coding sequence ATGAGCACATCACAGCCAGTTGTTGAAACCCATACCGCTCGTGATGGGAAAGGCATCATCATTACTCAAACGGCCATGAATCAGTTGGCCAGATTATGTAGTGAACAAGGCAAAGATAAAGTGCTTCGTGTTGGGGTTCGCTCTGGTGGTTGCAGTGGAATGAGTTACACAATGGATTTTATCTCCAATCAAGAGATTCAAGAAGTTGATGAAACCTATGAATATCAGTCGCCTGGAGGTAAATCTTTTCAGGTTGTTTGTGACCCTAAAAGTCTTTTATATATTTATGGAATGCAACTGGATTTCAGTACTGATTTAATTGGTGGTGGATTTAACTTCACCAACCCAAATGCAACTCAAACATGTGGATGTGGCAGTTCTTTTGCTGTTTGA
- a CDS encoding tetratricopeptide repeat protein, with protein MESNQDNLFDQAMSRYQAGEDVKEVLKEFEKITSISPNQSAGWTCLAWLQLLCDLKEDALRSARMAVRLNGQDPQARVNLSLALLETNSKGVRDHIEFVKKALMFVPEVEKELKISIEDGLSRKPEWQSLKKIKTWLDF; from the coding sequence ATGGAGAGTAATCAGGACAACCTTTTTGATCAAGCGATGTCTCGATATCAAGCTGGAGAAGATGTGAAAGAAGTTTTAAAAGAGTTCGAGAAGATTACGTCTATTTCTCCTAACCAATCTGCCGGTTGGACATGCCTTGCTTGGTTGCAATTGCTCTGCGACTTGAAAGAAGATGCTCTTCGCTCTGCGAGAATGGCTGTGAGGCTAAATGGACAAGATCCCCAAGCTAGAGTGAATTTAAGCCTTGCTTTACTGGAGACAAATTCAAAGGGGGTTCGAGATCATATTGAGTTTGTGAAAAAAGCATTGATGTTTGTTCCTGAAGTTGAGAAAGAATTAAAAATTTCTATAGAAGATGGTTTAAGCAGAAAACCTGAGTGGCAATCATTAAAGAAAATTAAAACCTGGCTGGACTTTTAA
- a CDS encoding lipid-A-disaccharide synthase-related protein, with product MSKILLISNGHGEDLSGALLGMQLQENGHTIHSFSFVGKGNEYKKRGIINFGFCQEFSTGGIGYTSFMGRLTELFEGQLMYLVRNFLRLLRLAKNYDLLVIVGDVVPVFAAWLSRRPSVVYLVAYSSHYEGKLRLPWPCKNCLLSRRFLEIYCRDQLTADDLSIQLQRKVLFLGNPFMDPVFTKKARVLPEVNIRLGLLPGSRRPELDNNLNAIMQVLTFLPEEIFTYPNGSIDIALVGSMTKEDLEVLMLKCGWNIRTIGTKSKLIQLFNGNYNVNVYWDSFVEVVQSSDLLLAMAGTAAEQVVGLAKPVVQLPGLGPQFTSSFAEAQRRLLGPTVFCAEKSIRQKGSTSKDTANLIMKLYERVKRDNRLKDECMKQALLRLGKEGGTRRITDSIEDNCLLINNYV from the coding sequence TTGTCAAAAATTTTATTGATAAGTAATGGGCATGGCGAAGATTTATCAGGTGCATTATTAGGCATGCAATTGCAAGAGAATGGCCATACAATACATTCTTTTTCTTTTGTGGGTAAAGGTAATGAATATAAGAAACGTGGAATAATAAATTTTGGTTTTTGTCAAGAATTTAGTACTGGTGGTATTGGCTATACAAGTTTTATGGGGCGCTTAACTGAACTATTTGAGGGTCAATTAATGTATTTAGTTCGTAATTTCCTAAGGTTATTAAGGCTCGCTAAGAATTACGATCTTTTAGTAATAGTTGGTGATGTTGTTCCGGTTTTTGCTGCTTGGCTTAGTCGTCGGCCGTCTGTAGTTTATTTAGTCGCTTACTCAAGTCATTATGAAGGTAAACTCCGATTGCCTTGGCCCTGTAAGAATTGCTTATTAAGCAGAAGATTTTTAGAGATATATTGTAGAGATCAATTAACCGCAGATGATTTAAGTATTCAACTTCAGCGCAAAGTATTATTTCTAGGTAACCCTTTTATGGATCCTGTATTTACTAAAAAAGCTCGAGTATTGCCTGAAGTTAATATCAGACTAGGTCTATTGCCTGGCAGTAGAAGACCTGAACTAGATAATAATTTAAATGCAATAATGCAAGTTCTGACTTTCCTGCCAGAAGAAATATTTACTTATCCGAATGGAAGCATAGACATTGCGTTGGTAGGCTCTATGACTAAAGAAGATTTGGAAGTTTTAATGCTTAAATGTGGCTGGAATATAAGAACAATAGGTACTAAAAGTAAGTTAATTCAATTATTTAATGGTAATTATAATGTTAATGTTTATTGGGATTCATTTGTAGAAGTAGTGCAGAGTAGCGATTTATTGCTAGCTATGGCTGGGACCGCAGCTGAGCAGGTTGTTGGCCTTGCAAAACCTGTGGTCCAATTGCCTGGATTAGGTCCTCAGTTCACCTCTTCTTTTGCAGAGGCTCAGAGAAGACTGCTTGGTCCAACAGTATTTTGTGCTGAGAAAAGTATTCGTCAAAAAGGTAGTACTTCGAAAGATACTGCGAATCTTATTATGAAATTATATGAGAGGGTTAAGAGAGATAATCGATTAAAGGATGAATGCATGAAGCAAGCTTTACTTCGTCTTGGGAAAGAAGGTGGAACAAGAAGAATTACAGACTCTATCGAAGATAATTGTTTATTGATAAATAACTATGTATAA
- a CDS encoding TIGR01777 family oxidoreductase: protein MKLLLLGCSGFIGRELVPQLIQAGHFVTVVSRKSQRSSPFQIKSENYSYISLNPASAISWESANLQKAIIESEGVINLVGEPIAEKRWTKKHCQLIANSRLDSTKHLINAMVRSKNPPKVLVNGSAIGFYGTSQDAVFSEESSSGKDFLANLCKEWESIAAQKPNRTRLVVIRIGIVLEKDGGALGKMLPIFRSGFGGPLGNGMQWMSWIHRNDLCKIIEKVLTTQSFSGPINCVSPNPVRMNTFTQTLGKSLNRPNLLPVPGAILKLLLGDGAKVVLEGQKVNSKKLKRLGFIFKHPQLESAINAVLNN from the coding sequence ATGAAATTACTTCTTCTTGGTTGTAGTGGTTTTATTGGCCGAGAACTAGTGCCACAATTAATACAAGCAGGCCATTTTGTTACGGTTGTAAGTAGAAAAAGTCAAAGATCATCCCCTTTCCAAATAAAAAGCGAAAATTACTCTTATATCTCGTTAAATCCAGCATCTGCAATTAGTTGGGAAAGTGCCAACCTTCAAAAGGCAATCATTGAGTCTGAAGGGGTAATTAATCTTGTGGGAGAACCTATAGCAGAAAAGCGTTGGACAAAGAAACATTGTCAATTAATCGCAAATAGTCGATTGGATTCGACCAAGCATTTAATTAATGCGATGGTTAGATCAAAAAACCCCCCAAAAGTTCTAGTTAATGGATCCGCTATTGGTTTTTATGGAACTAGTCAAGATGCAGTGTTCAGTGAAGAAAGCTCATCAGGAAAAGACTTTCTAGCAAATCTATGTAAAGAATGGGAGAGTATTGCTGCTCAAAAGCCAAACAGAACAAGACTAGTAGTCATCAGAATAGGAATAGTTCTTGAAAAAGATGGGGGAGCATTAGGGAAAATGCTACCAATATTTAGATCAGGGTTTGGAGGTCCTTTAGGTAATGGTATGCAATGGATGAGCTGGATTCATAGAAATGATTTATGCAAGATTATTGAAAAGGTTCTTACAACTCAGTCTTTCTCAGGGCCAATTAATTGTGTATCTCCCAATCCTGTTCGCATGAATACATTTACTCAAACGTTAGGAAAAAGTTTAAATCGCCCAAATCTTTTACCAGTGCCAGGTGCAATTCTCAAGTTACTCTTAGGAGATGGAGCTAAAGTTGTTCTTGAGGGACAAAAAGTAAATTCAAAAAAGTTAAAAAGGTTAGGATTTATCTTCAAACACCCTCAACTAGAAAGTGCTATAAATGCTGTATTGAATAATTAA
- the ndhO gene encoding NAD(P)H-quinone oxidoreductase subunit O, producing the protein MTDSSFSVPKPKPLKKGSLVLVNREAYESSLEALASDALPPQYIFEGPGEILMVKGDYAQVRWRRPVPDVWLRIDQLKAWAE; encoded by the coding sequence ATGACTGACAGCTCTTTTTCAGTTCCAAAGCCAAAACCCTTGAAAAAGGGTTCATTAGTACTAGTGAATCGTGAAGCATATGAGTCAAGCTTGGAAGCTTTGGCTAGTGATGCATTGCCCCCTCAATATATTTTTGAAGGTCCTGGTGAGATTTTGATGGTTAAAGGTGACTATGCACAAGTTAGATGGAGAAGACCTGTGCCTGATGTATGGTTAAGAATTGATCAACTAAAAGCTTGGGCTGAATGA
- a CDS encoding J domain-containing protein: MKINPYQILQVSEKASFKEIKSAYRKLVKKYHPDKGGDEKTILNINAAWEILKSKGTKDSYDKEKQDISFYKNKDIKKNCETVYQADSSKQNHKESSIRDLSLALWIKEVYMPIDRLVYEIISPFSKKLKELSADPYDDYLMNSFCNYIDKSQKKMKKIHQIYSSRITPKSVKSFSLNLYHCFSELEDALHEFSIYSQGYVDDYLHDGQEMLNQAKKKRLLLRKEKQHLTIA, translated from the coding sequence ATGAAAATCAATCCTTATCAAATACTCCAAGTATCAGAGAAAGCCAGTTTTAAAGAAATAAAGTCTGCCTATAGAAAATTAGTCAAAAAATATCATCCAGATAAGGGTGGTGATGAAAAGACAATTCTGAATATTAATGCAGCCTGGGAAATACTAAAGAGCAAAGGAACAAAAGATTCATATGATAAAGAAAAACAAGATATTAGCTTCTACAAAAATAAAGATATTAAGAAAAATTGTGAGACTGTTTATCAAGCTGATTCATCGAAACAAAACCACAAAGAAAGTTCAATAAGGGATTTATCACTAGCTTTATGGATAAAAGAAGTATACATGCCGATAGATAGATTGGTGTATGAGATTATTAGTCCTTTTTCAAAAAAACTAAAAGAGCTATCAGCAGACCCTTATGATGATTATCTTATGAATAGCTTCTGCAATTACATTGATAAAAGCCAAAAAAAAATGAAAAAAATTCATCAAATTTATTCTTCTCGTATAACTCCTAAATCAGTTAAAAGCTTTAGTTTAAACCTTTATCATTGTTTCTCTGAATTAGAAGATGCCTTGCATGAATTTAGCATTTATAGTCAAGGCTATGTAGATGATTATCTTCATGATGGGCAAGAAATGCTTAATCAAGCAAAGAAAAAACGTCTTTTACTTCGAAAAGAAAAGCAACATCTGACTATTGCATAA
- the cysK gene encoding cysteine synthase A, which yields MPIASDITTLVGKTPLVRLNRLPKAFGCEAELIAKLESFNPTASVKDRIAGAMVAAAEKDRTIVPGKTVLVEPTSGNTGIALAMVAAAKGYRLILTMPDTMSIERRSMLRAYGAELQLTPGKEGIQGAITLAQEIVSSLPDAYLLQQFDNPSNPEVHEQTTAEEIWVDCDGQIDGLVVGVGTGGTITGCAKLLKQRNPKILIYAVEPSASAVLSGKSANPHHIQGIGAGFIPSVLDTALIDEVIEVDDNQAMEIGRQLARQEGLLSGISSGAAVAAALKVGSRKEMKNKRLLVVLPSFGERYLSTSMFNSVSSIPPRPDGYI from the coding sequence ATGCCAATTGCATCTGATATCACCACTTTAGTCGGCAAGACTCCTTTGGTAAGGCTTAATCGCTTACCAAAAGCATTTGGATGCGAAGCAGAATTAATCGCAAAACTAGAAAGCTTTAACCCTACAGCCTCAGTCAAAGACCGTATTGCAGGTGCAATGGTTGCTGCTGCAGAAAAAGATAGAACTATTGTGCCTGGTAAAACCGTCTTAGTAGAACCTACTAGCGGAAATACAGGCATAGCTCTTGCAATGGTTGCGGCTGCTAAAGGTTATCGGTTAATCCTAACGATGCCCGACACAATGAGTATCGAAAGGCGATCAATGCTTAGGGCATATGGTGCAGAGCTACAACTCACGCCAGGAAAAGAAGGAATTCAGGGAGCTATCACTTTGGCTCAAGAAATTGTTTCTTCGCTACCGGATGCTTATTTACTACAACAATTTGATAATCCTTCTAACCCTGAAGTACATGAACAAACAACCGCAGAAGAAATTTGGGTTGATTGTGATGGTCAAATCGACGGGCTGGTTGTTGGTGTAGGAACAGGAGGAACCATCACCGGTTGTGCAAAATTGCTAAAACAAAGGAATCCAAAAATTTTAATTTATGCAGTAGAGCCATCTGCTAGTGCCGTTCTCTCTGGTAAAAGCGCTAATCCACATCACATTCAAGGCATTGGTGCAGGTTTTATTCCAAGTGTTTTAGATACTGCATTAATAGATGAAGTTATTGAAGTTGATGATAATCAAGCAATGGAAATTGGTCGGCAATTAGCTCGTCAAGAAGGATTACTTAGCGGGATTAGTAGTGGAGCAGCTGTTGCAGCAGCACTTAAAGTAGGTTCACGAAAAGAAATGAAAAACAAACGCCTTTTAGTTGTTCTTCCTAGTTTTGGCGAACGCTATTTATCTACATCTATGTTTAATAGTGTTTCATCCATACCACCCCGGCCAGATGGCTACATCTAA
- a CDS encoding ABC transporter ATP-binding protein, whose amino-acid sequence MNELRVSSEKEKQDLEHEDLALELVKVSFSWNTGTKALDQCNLVIPRPGLWMIVGCNGSGKSTLFRLISGMIKPQKGEIQCSYKTALMFQNPDHQLLLPSCGSDLMLSAPQDQPREELRERINSALQQVGLAGMAPRPIHTLSGGQKQRLALASALVSNSNLLLLDEPTALLDPLSQKSILELVKSLSRRAKNPISALWITHLIQELAYCDGAAMMKNGRIGNWQPGHELMNNLK is encoded by the coding sequence ATGAATGAATTAAGGGTATCCAGCGAAAAGGAAAAGCAAGATTTAGAGCACGAAGATCTTGCACTAGAATTAGTAAAAGTGTCTTTTTCTTGGAATACAGGTACTAAAGCTTTAGATCAATGCAACTTGGTGATACCAAGGCCAGGCTTGTGGATGATCGTTGGTTGTAATGGAAGCGGCAAAAGTACTTTATTTCGTTTGATTAGTGGGATGATTAAACCTCAAAAAGGGGAAATCCAATGTTCATATAAAACAGCGTTAATGTTTCAGAATCCAGACCATCAATTGCTTTTACCCAGTTGCGGTAGTGATTTGATGTTAAGTGCGCCTCAAGACCAACCTAGGGAGGAATTAAGGGAGAGAATCAATTCTGCATTGCAGCAGGTTGGGTTGGCAGGCATGGCTCCTAGGCCAATCCATACGCTGAGCGGTGGACAGAAACAGCGCTTGGCCCTTGCAAGTGCATTGGTTAGCAATTCGAATTTATTGCTTCTTGATGAGCCAACTGCTCTTTTGGACCCATTAAGTCAAAAATCTATTTTGGAACTAGTCAAGAGTCTTTCTAGACGAGCTAAGAATCCAATTTCTGCTTTATGGATAACCCATCTTATCCAAGAGCTTGCTTATTGTGATGGTGCAGCAATGATGAAAAATGGAAGAATAGGCAACTGGCAACCTGGTCATGAATTAATGAACAATTTAAAATGA
- a CDS encoding acetyltransferase: protein MPSSINLSSSNQFDFKQQLLVLGCGGHSKVVTEVAEAIGFNYITYMDTSKEEKIFFGKQIVKQVNENYNGYFFVAIGDNYVRQKVYNQFITAHKRAKCISLIHPKSCISFRTSIGEGSIIMPLSVVNSSTTLGKCVIVNTSSSVDHDSVLMDFSSLAPGVHMGGNVSVVIRSVISIGSSIKHGVEIGNDVVVGSSSLVLDDIEDNSVAYGIPSRFIRKRKLGEQYL from the coding sequence ATGCCTTCTTCTATTAACTTGTCGAGTTCTAATCAATTTGATTTTAAACAGCAATTACTGGTTTTAGGATGTGGCGGCCATAGTAAAGTTGTTACTGAGGTTGCTGAAGCAATTGGATTTAACTATATAACTTATATGGATACTTCTAAGGAAGAAAAAATTTTTTTTGGCAAACAAATTGTTAAGCAAGTCAACGAAAATTATAATGGTTATTTTTTTGTTGCTATAGGTGATAACTATGTAAGACAGAAAGTATATAATCAATTTATAACTGCTCACAAACGTGCCAAGTGTATTTCTCTAATCCATCCCAAGAGTTGTATATCCTTTAGAACCTCAATAGGAGAAGGAAGTATTATTATGCCACTATCTGTTGTTAATAGCAGCACTACTTTGGGTAAATGTGTAATAGTAAATACATCATCGTCTGTAGATCATGACTCGGTTTTAATGGATTTTTCTTCCCTGGCACCTGGAGTTCATATGGGAGGTAATGTCAGTGTAGTGATTAGAAGTGTGATCTCGATTGGTTCTTCAATTAAGCATGGTGTTGAAATTGGAAATGATGTTGTTGTTGGTAGCTCATCATTGGTTTTAGATGATATTGAAGATAATTCTGTTGCATATGGAATTCCATCAAGATTTATAAGAAAAAGAAAATTAGGAGAGCAATATTTGTAG